The genomic window TTTTACCATACAGACTCACTAATAAAAAAACCACTTTCTCATTCAGAGAAAGTGGTTTTTTATAGATTTTAAACTTTATACCCTTAGTTATTTTTCGATAACTCTTTCAATAACTCTTCAGTGCTAGAAACATCTTGACCAGCAGCTTTACCAAGTTCAATTGATTTCTGAGCAGCCTCTATAGCTTTTTCAGTTTTACCAAGTGCTTTATAAACATGTGCTTGTGTATCAACATTTGCATAGTTAGCATCAATCATTACTGATCTATTGATCCAAGTTAACGCTTTTTTCATATGCTTAGCTTCAACATTAGCTTCATAATATTTCCAAGCAAAAGAATTTAAAACAGAACTAACTCTTTTCTCATCTGACATGCTAGCCGCTAATTGATCTACTGCCATATTCGCTTTAGCATAATCCTTTTTCTTCATGTAGAATTGAGCTTCAGATTGAGCAATAATTGAAGTTGATTCAGGAATTTCTTTTTTCACTAATTCAACTTTTGTATTAAACTCTTCTTCAGAAACGTTTGCTCTTACAGCATTTCTTAGAGTATTGTATGCTAGATTATTTTTAGCCCCTTCAATAGCCTTTTCTTCAGCATCAATTTTATCGAAATAAGGTAATAACCCACTCTCTATACCAGATACGTAAGATGCTTTAATTAAAAGATCAGTATTTTCTTTTACTTTTAAGTCCCCATCAGTAACTAAAGCAAGGAATTTACCTAACATTACATCATCTGTCTTATAAGCACCATAAACCTTGTTTAGATATTTTGATAAATCCTCCTTAGAAGGTGTTTTAACATCATAAACATTCGCTTTTAAAGTCACTAATTGATTTTCTGGCTTGAGGGTTTCTTTAATAGCTTCAACAAACTCTTCAGCCGGTAAAGCACCTACTAAACGATCGATTTCATTTCCGTCAGCATCAAAAAATAACAAAGTAGGATAAGCTTTTACTTGGTATGTTTTTGCCAATTCAATGCCTTCACCTTTTTCCATGTCAATCGCAATGTTGATGAAGTGTTCATTCATCACATCACCTACGATTTTTTCTGGAAAGACTTTCTTTTTTAGCATTTTACATGGTCCACACCATGTTGTATAAGCATCTAAGAAGATGTACTTGTTTTGTTTTTTTGCTTCAGCTTTGGCTTCAGCGAATGTGCCTTCAAAAAATTCAACACCTTGTGCGAAAGAGGCAATGCTAATCAATAGCATAGAGAATAGTGAAAAGATTCTTTTCATTTTGGAAGTTTATTAATTTGACTTGAATTGAAATTGAAATCTACAAAACATATTTTGAATTCGCATAAATGTTAAAATTAAAAAAACTTAATAATTATTTGGAGGTGGAGTATTGTGGGTGTGTGGTTCGAGGGGTTGAAACCCCTCGTTGAGTAAAGTATATGTCCGAGCTTTATATTATCAGATAGTATTCATTTATGAAATTATGTCTTCGATGGTTTCAACAGATGGATTTAAATCAATCTGTTAGTATTTCGACCAAGGAGTATCTTAGTTGGAGAGCTATCTTTATTTAAGTTCTACATTCGACTTGTATACTTAACGATGGGTTTCAACCCATTGGGTTACGAGCTACTGGTTACAGGGTATCGAGTTACGAGCTATTAGTCTACTACGGGCTATCTATTATCTATCGAATTACAGGTTAGGATCTATCGGGTTACTAACGATAGGATTTCAGTTTATTGAGTTACGATCTATTGAAGGGTTTCACCCTATTGAATAAAAAATATTTGTATTCAATAATTTGTTACTCTATCTTAGAATATATATTAAACGATTCAACACTAACTATGTCAAGAACAAATCATCAAATCTGGACTCATGTAGTTTGGAACACTAAAAACTCTGAGAACTATTTTTCATTACCATTTTGGACGAATTATCTAAATCCACTATTCTTTAAAATTGCACATGAAAAGAAAATTGATTTACATTTTGTAAACGGTTATAAAAATCATGTTCATGCTCTCATAAAGGTAAAGCCCAATCAAAGTTTGTCTTCACTAGTAAAACTTTTGAAAGGGATCTCTTCTAGAAGAATCAATGAAGAATTAGGTATTAATCATTTTCAATGGCAAACAGGATATTATGTATCATCTGTTAGTCCAAATAGGTTAGAGATTGCTATTAAGTATATAGTAAACCAATGGGAAAAACATCAATCCATCGATTTTGAACAAGAGTTAAAGATTTTTGATTTTGATGAAAAAATTTATTCTTTTATAAATATGAAATAATGTATAATAAAAAAGTTGTCTCATAAACATCATATCTTCAAACCTATTACAATTTGATGATCAACGATAATTTATGAGACAACATTAGCTATTAATAGGAATGTTCATCCAATTTTACTTTACCCCAGAATACCTTATAGACTATAAAAGTATAGGTAAGTACTAAAGGAGTACCAATAGCGGCAATGGTCAGCATCAATTCTAAACCTTTTTCAGAAGCTGCTGCATTGTATATTGTAATACTATTTGCGGGATCGTTTGTTGCAATTAATAATGCCGGATATAATTGAATGGCCACCATTATCAAAAGAAGACTAAATGTAAGCGATGAGAATACAAACGCTTGCAAGTATTTTTTCTTTTTAGCTAATCTCGGAATGTTTGCGATACTTAAAACGGCCATTACAGGAAGGACGAACAATTCTGGATATTCTTTAAATCTTTCTGCTAAATGAGGAAGGAAGATCAACGTAAACAAACTCATAATGATATACATGATGATAAATCCAATCATACATTTTTCCAGCATGTACACCACATGATCGAATAACTTCCCTTCGGTTTTTAACGTCAAATAAATGGCTCCATGCATCATCATCATGGCTAATGTGGTTAACCCAACAATAATGGAATATGGGTTAAGGAACATCATTAAGTTGGGATCTATAGCTTCGTAGTTTTCATCCAATGGAATTCCTTGAAGTATATTTCCTAAAACCACTCCAAGTAAAAAAGCGATCATGGCACTGGAAATAGTGTAGGCAACATCCCACATACTTCTCCACCACTTCATTTCTTCTTTACTTCTAAATTCAATAGAAATGGCTCTTAAAATAATGAACCAAATAAAGAGCATAAACGGAATATACATTGCCGAGAAAAGTGTGGCATAGAATACGGGGAATCCAGCAAATAAAGTACCTCCACCGATGACTAACCAAACTTCGTTACCATCCCATACAGGTCCTACTGCATTCAATGCTATTCGTCTGTTCTTATCACTTTTAATAAACAAGTGCATGGCTCCAGCTCCTAAGTCGAAACCATCTAAGATACCATAACCTGAAAATAATGCTCCTACAACAAGATACCATAACGTAGGATAATCTAAACCTAAAAATGTTTCCATGATTAATCTTTTGAGTAGAAGTTATTAATATCTTTTTGATGCGTTCTATGGTCGATTAATTCCATATCGTTTGGTCCATGTTTGATCTTTTTATTTAATAAATAAATAAACAAGGCAAACAGTAAAGAATAGATAAATGTGAACATGATTAAGGAGAACAATACTTGCTCGGCTCTTACAGCTTTTGATAATGCATCTGATGTTCTCAATAAACCGTAAACTACCCAAGGCTGACGTCCCATTTCTGCTGCAAACCATCCAAATTGATTGGCCAACTGAGGAAGGATAACAGCAAAAACAAAAATCCATAGCAACCATTTTTTATCAAATAGTTGTTTCCTCCAAAGTAAAAATGAACCGATAACAGATAACCCAATCAATAGCATTCCAATTCCGACCATCAGATGGTAAAATTGAAAAATGGCATTGACTTGTGTGGGTTGATTATTTTCATCAAAGGCATCTAATCCCTTTACTTTAGTATCAAAATTTTGATGCAATAGAAAAGATAATCCTCCAGGAACTTTAATTCCGTAGACTTCCTTACTTTGTTGATCCACCCATCCAAATAAATAAAGATCTGCTGGGTTTTCTGTATGATAATGACCTTCGAATGCTGCTAATTTTGCAGGTTGATTTTTAGCTACTCCATCAGCTGATAAATGGCCTAAGAATAACTGTACAAAAGAAAATATAGTGGCTGCAATCAACCCCATTTTAATTCCCAATTTAGAGACTTCTTGATGTCGATCCCTTACTAAGTAGTAAGCATGGACACTAATAAATAAAAATGCACCAGCTAAAAAGGCACCTACCCAAACATGTAAAATTCTTTCTACACTTGAAGGGTTAAAGACCATTTCCCAGAAATCAGTTATTTCGGCTCTTGCTTCTAATCCTTCACCCACAATATGATAGCCTGCTGGCGTTTGTTGCCAACTGTTTGCCACCACAATCCATATGGCAGAAAACATAGAACCTAAGAAGACACCTAAAGTGGAAATAAAATGGACTCTTGGACTTACTTTATTCCAACCAAATAATAAGATACCTAGGAAACTACTCTCTAAGGCAAAGGCAAATATACCTTCAGCGGCTAACGCCGAACCAAATATGTCACCAACGTACCTAGAGTAAGTAGCCCAGTTGGTGCCAAATTCAAATTCCATCACAATTCCGGTAGCCACACCAATACCAAAGGTGAGGGCAAAAATTTTGGTCCAGAAACGTGTGAGAACTTCGTAATCTTTAATGCCTGTTTTTAGAAACATACCTTCCGAAATAACAAGCATAAGGCCAATGCCTATACTTAACGGAGGGTAGATGTAATGAAACGATACAGTAAAGGCGAACTGTATTCTTGATAGTATTTCTACATCCATAGCTTGGGTAGATTGTATTTAGTTATAATTTTTCGTTGATCAAATGTAAAGTCAAATTGCCAACTATCAAAAGACATTTTGTAGATTGTTATTGTTTCTTTGGATATCATTATTCAATGCTTAAATAGTGATGTTTCTAATTAATTCGTAATGAAGTCACTAACATATGGTGATCTTCGTTATCAAAAATGCAATTATGGTGTTAATACTGCCAAATGATTATTAATGCTTTATATTTGCTACTTCATCAAGGGAAAACATCAAATTTCAGATAAACATTTGATAGCTTTCCTTTAGTATAAACAAACCAAAAAATAACTGATTTTCTATCTTCAAATGAACTTCTTCGAACAGCTTATCGACTATCAAAATAAAGCAGAACAAAACTTCGAAAATGAAAAAAATCTTTCGAATTTTTTCCACTTTATTTTAGCCCTAATCATCTTTATGGGATCTACTCTTTATGCAGGTTTAACCATGCCCTTTAGATTATTGTACAATATGCTTTTTAAAAAGGCAGTAACTGATAAGCTGATAAAAATTGATAAGCAAAATATTGATCAAGTGCTTTCTGATCACCCAACAGTGATTCTTGATTTTTGGGCAGAGTGGTGTGGTCCGTGTGTGATGATGGATAGTACAATTCAAGAATTTTCAGATGAATCAGAAGGAATACTTGTTGGGAAAGTTAACGCTGACTTCAACGGTGATATAGTCAAAAAGTATAATATCCGGGGTTTACCACAATTCGTTCTAATTCAAAATGGCTCTGAAGTAAAAAGACATGCAGGTCCCATGACAAAATCTGATTTGGAGAAATTTACTTTCCTATGATAAATTCTTTATAATAGGGGTTGTGTATTTCTAACCCTATTAACTTAAGTCTGTTGTAAAATCTAACCCTCTCAAATCCATAAATTATTACCTATAACAGAGCATAGATTTATATATAATGCATTCATAAAATGAATGAATTATAATGAACAGACGAAAATTTTTAAATGTCGGCAGTAAAGCCGCACTACTATTATTAGCTACCAATGAACTTCTAGCTAACTCTAGAGACCTTAAGAAAATATCAGGAGAATTCCTTTTTGTTGAAGCAGAACAGTTCGATGACCTTGGAGGTTGGGATGTAGACCAACAATCTATGGATCAAATGGGATCGCCTTACCTTTTGGCACATGGATTAGGGCAAGCAGTAAAAGATGCCACCACAAAAGTTAACTTTCCAGATAAAGGCAAATACAGAGTTTGGGTAAGGACAAGAGATTGGGTGGCCCCTTGGAATGTTCCCGGTGCACCTGGGAAATTTCAGCTTATCATCAATAACAAAGCAGTGGCAGAAACTTTCGGTACTAAAGGTGCAGAATGGCATTGGCATGATGGAGGTATTGTAGATGTAGAAAAAAATACAACTCTTAAGCTTCACGACTTAACTGGTTTTGAAGGAAGATGCGATTCGATTTTGTTTTGTAAAGATCACGATTTCAAACCTGTTGACGATGTAAAGGCACTGACCAAATTTCGAAGAAAACTTTTAGGTTTTCCAGATAAACCTGTAAATGGAGGCGACTTCGATTTAGTGGTTTCAGGAGGAGGTTTTGCAGGAACAAGTGCCGCGATCTCTGCTGCTCGAAAAGGTTTAAAAGTGGCCTTAATTCAAGATCGACCAGTATTGGGAGGTAATGGTAGTTCCGAAGTAAGAGTTTGGCCAGAAGGACATACCTTGCAAAAACCTTATCCTCATGTGGGAGAAATAGTCGAAGAAATATCACCTGATCCTTTGGATAGAGGGAGATACGGAACAAGAAATGCCCGCATGGGAGAAAATTATTTCGACCAAAGAAAAACTGATGTTGTCAATAAAGAAGAAAACATCACTTTATTTATAGAAGAAAGAGTCATAGATGTAGAGTATAAGAAATCAAAAATTACGGCGGTCATAACACAACACACACGTTCTGGCGTTCAACAAAAAATTAAAGGTAAACTATTTGCAGATTGTACAGGTGATGCTACTGTTGGTTATTTAGCAGGAGCTGATTATGAAATCTCGGCATCCACTTTTATGGGATCATCCAATATGTGGAGTGTACTTGATGCAGCCAATAAAGAGGAAGTGCTGAAATGCGAGTGCAAGGACAAAGCGGCTTTAACCATTTCTTGTGAAATTGGTAAAGTAGAACAACCTTTCCCTCGATGTCCTTGGGCAATTGATCTAACGGATAAACCGTTTCCTGGGCGTGCATCTTTTAAAGGACAATGGGGAATGAAAGATCCTTTAGGAAATTTAGGTGGTTGGTTCTGGGAAAGCGGTTTTGATAAAGATCCAATTACAGATGTCGAAAAAATTAGAGATCTAAATTTTAGAGCCATGTACGGTGCTTGGGATGCTCTAAAGAATGTCGACAAACTGTATCCAAATCATCGTTTGGGTTGGTCAGCTTATATTTCAGGTAAAAGAGAATCTAGACGTTTAATGGGTGATGTTAAACTGACGGCTGATAATTTTAGAGATAATGTTGAATTTGAAGACGGGGCCTTCCCTTGTTCTTGGGGAATTGACATTCACAGTGCCCACAAAGAATTTGATGAAGGTTTAAAAGGAGAGGAGTTTATTTCTTTTGCTACAACAGGGAAAGGATATGATTATAAAGGCCCTTATTGGGCTCCATATAGAACCTTGTACAGTAAGAATATTGAGAATTTATTCATGGCCGGTCGTAATATTAGTGTCAGTAGAGACGGTTTAGGACCTGTAAGAGTGATGAAAACTTGTGGGATGATGGGCGAGATTGTAGGTTTAGCAGCTTCCATTTGTGTCAAAGAGAAATCAACTCCTAGAGGTGTTTATCAAGAGCATTTAGATGAATTAAAGAAACTGATGAAACAACCTTCAATCAAACGTTCTTAGTTATGCATCACATATCAAAATTGGCTTTAAAGATGGTCTTGGCTTCTTTATTCTTTATTGTTTTTACACAATTGAAAAAGAAAAAAGAACCCGGAGAATATAGTTTAAAACTAGGAGAAGCATCGGTAAATTCAAAGTTCGAAGATAAAGAATGGAGTCATTGGGGTGGCTCTATCGTAAAAGATAATGAAGGTATTTATCACCTTTTTTATTCAAGATGGAAAAAAGATTTAGGTTGGGCATGGGTCACACATTCAGAAATAGCACATGCTATTGCCACTTCACCTCAAGGGCCTTTTACATTTAAAGATGTGACTTTACCTGTAAGAAGTGAAGAGTATTGGGATGGACTTTGTACACATAATCCGACGGTTCATCAGTTCAATGGAAAATATTATTTGTATTACATGGGGAATACAGGTGATGGGCAAGTGATGGGAACACCAGGAAAAATCAAGTTAAATCCTATTCACCGTAATAATCAAAGAATTGGTGTGGCGGTAGCCGATCATCCGAATGGACCATGGGAACGTTTAGATGTTCCGTTAATTGATGTGAGTCCAAACGAAAATGCCATGGATGCTTTAATGGTTAGCAATCCAAGTATCACTCAGGATAAAAATGGGAAATTCTTGATGGTGTATAAGGCAGTTGGGAAGCAAAGAAAAGGAATTTGGGGTGGACCTGTTGTGCATTGTGTGGCGACATCAGATAGTCCGTTGGGCCCGTTTACAAAACATCCTAACCCAATTTTCCAAGCAAAGAATCATGATTTTCCAGCTGAGGATCCTTTTATCTGGTATCAAGACGATCATTATTTTGCCATTGTTAAAGACATGCATGGAGCGTTTACTAAACATGGCAGATCATTGGTACTTTTTAATTCTAAAGATGGAATTGATTGGCAGCTTTCTAAAAATCCATTGGTGAGTTCTTTAGAAATAAAATGGGATAATGGAGCAACACAGAAAGTAGCACATTTAGAAAGACCACAATTGTACTTAGAAGATGGAAAGCCAAAAGTATTGGCCTGTGCGGCAGATGTTGAAGACGAAAATGGTGTTTTACATTCTTTCAATGTGCAAATACCTATTGAAACGTTTGATGGTATATAGGTTTTTACAGCTCTATACCATCCACAATTTCTTTGGTATTTGGTAATGTAGAATAGAGAATTCCACATTCGTTCATAAATGTATTTTTCTGATTTAAAGGGAGTGCCAATCCATTAAAGGAAGAAGCTTGATATCCCAATTCAGAAAACAATAAGGAAGTGGAGGCATAATCCCATATGCTTCCATTTCCTAATTTCTTTTTAGGGGGCTTTATATAAAGTGCCGGAGCGTTTTCTAACACCCAAATAGCATTCATACAAGCTCCTCCAAACTTATATTCTTTCTCAGGTTGAAGTAAACTTAACACTTGGTCATAATAGGTGGTTTTTAAGAAACTTCGATCATAAACCAATGTATTAAAGTTGTTCGGTTGAACATCAAATACTTTGTTGTTTTTATAAGCACCATGACCTTTTATGGCATGATAGAGCTCTTTATTGATCGGATTATAAATAACACCTATAACAGTTTCTCCCTCTTTTGTCACCAAAGCAATACTTACCGAAAATCCCTCTTTCTTTTCTGTAAATGGCAGGGTACCATCTAAAGGATCAATACACCAGAAATAGTCTTTTTTAAAACGTGACTGATCATCTAAATCTTCTTCAGCTAAAATACCAAAATCATATTTTTCTGTACAAGGTTGAAGGTGATCTAGAATAGCGTCTTGAGATTTTCGATCGGCAATAGTAAAAGCTTCG from Flammeovirga yaeyamensis includes these protein-coding regions:
- a CDS encoding thioredoxin family protein, whose protein sequence is MKRIFSLFSMLLISIASFAQGVEFFEGTFAEAKAEAKKQNKYIFLDAYTTWCGPCKMLKKKVFPEKIVGDVMNEHFINIAIDMEKGEGIELAKTYQVKAYPTLLFFDADGNEIDRLVGALPAEEFVEAIKETLKPENQLVTLKANVYDVKTPSKEDLSKYLNKVYGAYKTDDVMLGKFLALVTDGDLKVKENTDLLIKASYVSGIESGLLPYFDKIDAEEKAIEGAKNNLAYNTLRNAVRANVSEEEFNTKVELVKKEIPESTSIIAQSEAQFYMKKKDYAKANMAVDQLAASMSDEKRVSSVLNSFAWKYYEANVEAKHMKKALTWINRSVMIDANYANVDTQAHVYKALGKTEKAIEAAQKSIELGKAAGQDVSSTEELLKELSKNN
- the tnpA gene encoding IS200/IS605 family transposase produces the protein MSRTNHQIWTHVVWNTKNSENYFSLPFWTNYLNPLFFKIAHEKKIDLHFVNGYKNHVHALIKVKPNQSLSSLVKLLKGISSRRINEELGINHFQWQTGYYVSSVSPNRLEIAIKYIVNQWEKHQSIDFEQELKIFDFDEKIYSFINMK
- the cydB gene encoding cytochrome d ubiquinol oxidase subunit II, which translates into the protein METFLGLDYPTLWYLVVGALFSGYGILDGFDLGAGAMHLFIKSDKNRRIALNAVGPVWDGNEVWLVIGGGTLFAGFPVFYATLFSAMYIPFMLFIWFIILRAISIEFRSKEEMKWWRSMWDVAYTISSAMIAFLLGVVLGNILQGIPLDENYEAIDPNLMMFLNPYSIIVGLTTLAMMMMHGAIYLTLKTEGKLFDHVVYMLEKCMIGFIIMYIIMSLFTLIFLPHLAERFKEYPELFVLPVMAVLSIANIPRLAKKKKYLQAFVFSSLTFSLLLIMVAIQLYPALLIATNDPANSITIYNAAASEKGLELMLTIAAIGTPLVLTYTFIVYKVFWGKVKLDEHSY
- a CDS encoding cytochrome ubiquinol oxidase subunit I, whose product is MDVEILSRIQFAFTVSFHYIYPPLSIGIGLMLVISEGMFLKTGIKDYEVLTRFWTKIFALTFGIGVATGIVMEFEFGTNWATYSRYVGDIFGSALAAEGIFAFALESSFLGILLFGWNKVSPRVHFISTLGVFLGSMFSAIWIVVANSWQQTPAGYHIVGEGLEARAEITDFWEMVFNPSSVERILHVWVGAFLAGAFLFISVHAYYLVRDRHQEVSKLGIKMGLIAATIFSFVQLFLGHLSADGVAKNQPAKLAAFEGHYHTENPADLYLFGWVDQQSKEVYGIKVPGGLSFLLHQNFDTKVKGLDAFDENNQPTQVNAIFQFYHLMVGIGMLLIGLSVIGSFLLWRKQLFDKKWLLWIFVFAVILPQLANQFGWFAAEMGRQPWVVYGLLRTSDALSKAVRAEQVLFSLIMFTFIYSLLFALFIYLLNKKIKHGPNDMELIDHRTHQKDINNFYSKD
- a CDS encoding thioredoxin family protein — translated: MNFFEQLIDYQNKAEQNFENEKNLSNFFHFILALIIFMGSTLYAGLTMPFRLLYNMLFKKAVTDKLIKIDKQNIDQVLSDHPTVILDFWAEWCGPCVMMDSTIQEFSDESEGILVGKVNADFNGDIVKKYNIRGLPQFVLIQNGSEVKRHAGPMTKSDLEKFTFL
- a CDS encoding FAD-dependent oxidoreductase, with product MNRRKFLNVGSKAALLLLATNELLANSRDLKKISGEFLFVEAEQFDDLGGWDVDQQSMDQMGSPYLLAHGLGQAVKDATTKVNFPDKGKYRVWVRTRDWVAPWNVPGAPGKFQLIINNKAVAETFGTKGAEWHWHDGGIVDVEKNTTLKLHDLTGFEGRCDSILFCKDHDFKPVDDVKALTKFRRKLLGFPDKPVNGGDFDLVVSGGGFAGTSAAISAARKGLKVALIQDRPVLGGNGSSEVRVWPEGHTLQKPYPHVGEIVEEISPDPLDRGRYGTRNARMGENYFDQRKTDVVNKEENITLFIEERVIDVEYKKSKITAVITQHTRSGVQQKIKGKLFADCTGDATVGYLAGADYEISASTFMGSSNMWSVLDAANKEEVLKCECKDKAALTISCEIGKVEQPFPRCPWAIDLTDKPFPGRASFKGQWGMKDPLGNLGGWFWESGFDKDPITDVEKIRDLNFRAMYGAWDALKNVDKLYPNHRLGWSAYISGKRESRRLMGDVKLTADNFRDNVEFEDGAFPCSWGIDIHSAHKEFDEGLKGEEFISFATTGKGYDYKGPYWAPYRTLYSKNIENLFMAGRNISVSRDGLGPVRVMKTCGMMGEIVGLAASICVKEKSTPRGVYQEHLDELKKLMKQPSIKRS
- a CDS encoding glycoside hydrolase family protein codes for the protein MHHISKLALKMVLASLFFIVFTQLKKKKEPGEYSLKLGEASVNSKFEDKEWSHWGGSIVKDNEGIYHLFYSRWKKDLGWAWVTHSEIAHAIATSPQGPFTFKDVTLPVRSEEYWDGLCTHNPTVHQFNGKYYLYYMGNTGDGQVMGTPGKIKLNPIHRNNQRIGVAVADHPNGPWERLDVPLIDVSPNENAMDALMVSNPSITQDKNGKFLMVYKAVGKQRKGIWGGPVVHCVATSDSPLGPFTKHPNPIFQAKNHDFPAEDPFIWYQDDHYFAIVKDMHGAFTKHGRSLVLFNSKDGIDWQLSKNPLVSSLEIKWDNGATQKVAHLERPQLYLEDGKPKVLACAADVEDENGVLHSFNVQIPIETFDGI
- a CDS encoding 3'(2'),5'-bisphosphate nucleotidase CysQ family protein, translating into MISIDLHQIAKKAKEAALKAGEIVMHYFQKDLEVMKKQGVENPAFEAFTIADRKSQDAILDHLQPCTEKYDFGILAEEDLDDQSRFKKDYFWCIDPLDGTLPFTEKKEGFSVSIALVTKEGETVIGVIYNPINKELYHAIKGHGAYKNNKVFDVQPNNFNTLVYDRSFLKTTYYDQVLSLLQPEKEYKFGGACMNAIWVLENAPALYIKPPKKKLGNGSIWDYASTSLLFSELGYQASSFNGLALPLNQKNTFMNECGILYSTLPNTKEIVDGIEL